In the genome of Desulfuromonas sp. DDH964, one region contains:
- a CDS encoding efflux transporter outer membrane subunit, translating to MQRKTLFLFFLLALLAGCATLAPNYSRPAAPVPTDWPGQGGETPATAGAAVAEIPWQDFFLDPQLRAVIATALEKNRDLRLALLNMERAQAEYRIRRADLLPALDGSAAGSVQRIPADLSASGDGEIVRQYSVGLGVSAFELDLFGRVRSLKEQALEEYLATSEARRSVEISLVASVARAYLNLAADREGLQLARETLENQQASYHLIERRFQAGVASALDLNQARSSLEAARVDIARYTSLVAQDENGLDLLVGARVAAPLLPATLSTDPAPFRTLAPGLPSTVLLARPDIRAAEHRLQGANANIGAARAAFFPRIELVSSIGTGSDQLSGLFGAGSLAWNFAPRLTLPLFNAGANRANLAVAKVDQQLAVARYEQAIQVAFREVADALAVRATIGEQAAAQQALTAATAESYRLSQARYARGIDSYLNVLDAHRSLYSARQNLIGVRLALLANQVTLYQVLGGGSSAAPL from the coding sequence ATGCAACGGAAAACGCTCTTTCTGTTCTTTCTGCTCGCGCTGCTGGCCGGCTGCGCGACCTTGGCCCCCAATTACTCCCGTCCCGCCGCGCCGGTCCCCACTGACTGGCCGGGCCAGGGGGGGGAAACGCCAGCGACCGCCGGCGCGGCCGTTGCGGAGATCCCCTGGCAGGACTTCTTCCTCGATCCGCAGCTGCGCGCGGTCATTGCCACGGCACTGGAGAAGAACCGCGACCTGCGCCTCGCCCTGCTCAACATGGAGCGGGCCCAGGCCGAGTACCGGATCCGCCGTGCCGACCTGCTGCCGGCCCTGGACGGCAGCGCCGCCGGCAGCGTCCAGCGCATCCCCGCCGACCTCTCCGCCAGCGGTGACGGTGAGATCGTCCGCCAGTACAGCGTCGGTCTCGGCGTCAGCGCCTTTGAGCTCGACCTCTTCGGCCGGGTGCGCAGCCTCAAGGAGCAGGCGCTGGAGGAATATCTCGCCACCAGCGAGGCCCGGCGCAGCGTCGAGATCAGCCTGGTCGCCAGCGTTGCCCGCGCCTACCTGAACCTCGCCGCCGATCGCGAGGGGCTGCAGCTCGCCCGGGAGACCCTGGAAAACCAGCAGGCCTCCTACCATTTGATCGAGCGCCGCTTCCAGGCCGGGGTCGCCTCTGCCCTCGATCTCAACCAGGCCAGATCGAGCCTCGAGGCGGCGCGGGTCGACATCGCCCGCTACACCTCCCTGGTCGCCCAGGACGAGAATGGTCTCGATCTGCTGGTCGGCGCCCGGGTGGCAGCACCCCTGCTGCCGGCGACGCTCAGCACCGACCCGGCCCCTTTCCGTACCCTCGCCCCCGGTCTCCCCTCCACGGTGCTGCTGGCGCGGCCCGATATCCGCGCCGCCGAGCATCGGCTGCAGGGGGCCAACGCCAACATCGGCGCGGCGCGGGCCGCTTTCTTCCCGCGTATCGAGCTGGTCTCCTCCATCGGTACCGGCAGCGACCAGCTCTCCGGGCTGTTCGGCGCCGGCTCCCTCGCCTGGAACTTCGCGCCGCGCCTGACCCTGCCACTCTTCAACGCCGGCGCCAACCGCGCCAACCTCGCGGTAGCGAAGGTCGACCAGCAGCTTGCCGTAGCCCGCTACGAGCAGGCGATCCAGGTCGCTTTCCGCGAGGTGGCGGACGCCCTCGCCGTTCGGGCCACCATCGGCGAGCAGGCGGCGGCGCAGCAGGCTCTTACCGCGGCCACCGCAGAGAGCTACCGCCTCTCCCAGGCCCGTTATGCCAGGGGGATCGACAGCTACCTCAATGTTCTCGATGCCCATCGCTCCCTCTACAGCGCCCGGCAGAACCTGATCGGGGTGCGCCTCGCCCTGCTCGCCAACCAGGTCACCCTCTACCAGGTCCTCGGTGGGGGGAGCTCTGCAGCGCCACTGTAA
- a CDS encoding TetR/AcrR family transcriptional regulator yields the protein MTRTDKREEILHAALELIAENGFHGAPMAMIAERAGVGAGTIYRYFENKDVLINVLYQELESRIRPVLMVGYATDKPIRERFIHLGSAWLKYFIDHPLDFRYLEQFHNSPYGVEFRRDKLLGKKGNCGVYQQLFAEAIAQQVMKDLPLASLFALAFGPLLAVARDHILGFIALDEDLIARITAACWDGVRR from the coding sequence ATGACCAGAACCGACAAGCGGGAAGAGATCCTCCACGCCGCCCTCGAACTGATCGCCGAAAACGGCTTTCACGGCGCGCCGATGGCGATGATTGCCGAGCGGGCCGGGGTCGGGGCGGGGACCATCTACCGCTATTTCGAGAACAAGGATGTCCTCATCAACGTCCTCTATCAGGAGCTCGAATCCCGGATTCGTCCGGTCTTGATGGTGGGCTATGCGACCGACAAGCCGATCCGCGAGCGGTTCATTCACCTCGGCTCGGCCTGGCTCAAGTACTTTATCGACCACCCCCTCGATTTCCGTTACCTGGAACAGTTTCACAACTCCCCCTACGGGGTCGAATTCCGGCGGGACAAACTGCTGGGAAAGAAGGGGAATTGCGGGGTCTATCAGCAGCTTTTTGCCGAGGCCATCGCGCAGCAGGTGATGAAGGACCTGCCGCTGGCTTCCCTGTTCGCCCTGGCTTTCGGTCCACTGCTGGCCGTCGCCCGGGACCATATTTTGGGGTTCATCGCCCTGGACGAAGACCTCATCGCCCGGATCACTGCGGCCTGCTGGGACGGAGTCCGAAGATAG
- a CDS encoding potassium channel family protein gives MAAGKCMIIGLGDIGLQLVRTLSRHINLVCVDASPELLEVAAQLRSEGLETFQGDATSRMFLEKAGAGKVDTILITTTSEDVNIEVARVLRQHFNVPRLVALGITRGGIKTLEKLDVEVEGIFTASATFLRNRVEFKSKTVQGIGLGKNEILEVEVHGHSRLANKSLAALNPRSWRVGIVYRDGNIVIPSGDTVLRAKDRVVLLGDPKVLKTVTDLMTFRFEHFPLEFGDTLVAYVPAEPPPSYLEELAYLLSVFPLEKALFVCARPGEALEEELRGLVTRQHVGELRCEPAGTDEPCAAVRDAVRELGRDASVVILPRDGALGRGLQLFGDHLSKRCLRQLSSIVGCPVLLAAGSFPYEKVAVPAVDPVGFQHALETTLEMSAGIRYRIDALFAVPSEYIASEEEHGTEAEMRKAATELALVYRATVGAVDLEGNPVRVISAALGDYNLMVADVGSWHPEGRLFPLLRPDVAWSLVRRAGISTLLMPPDEKIA, from the coding sequence ATGGCAGCGGGTAAATGCATGATCATCGGCCTGGGGGATATCGGCCTGCAGCTGGTGCGCACCCTTTCGCGCCACATTAATCTGGTTTGCGTCGACGCCAGCCCGGAACTGCTGGAGGTCGCCGCGCAGCTGCGCAGCGAGGGGCTCGAAACCTTCCAGGGGGACGCCACCAGCCGCATGTTCCTGGAGAAGGCCGGCGCCGGCAAGGTCGACACCATCCTCATCACCACCACCTCCGAGGATGTCAATATCGAGGTCGCCCGGGTGCTGCGCCAGCACTTCAACGTTCCGCGCCTGGTCGCGCTGGGGATCACCCGCGGTGGCATCAAGACCCTGGAAAAGCTCGATGTCGAGGTCGAGGGGATCTTTACCGCCAGCGCCACCTTCCTGCGCAACCGGGTCGAGTTCAAAAGCAAGACGGTGCAGGGGATCGGTCTCGGCAAGAACGAGATCCTCGAGGTCGAGGTTCACGGCCACTCGCGCCTTGCCAACAAGTCGCTGGCGGCCCTCAATCCCCGCAGCTGGCGGGTCGGCATCGTCTATCGCGACGGCAACATCGTCATCCCGAGCGGTGACACGGTGCTGCGTGCCAAGGACCGGGTGGTGCTGCTCGGCGATCCCAAGGTGCTGAAGACCGTCACCGACCTGATGACCTTCCGCTTCGAGCATTTTCCCCTCGAATTCGGCGACACCCTGGTCGCCTATGTCCCGGCCGAGCCGCCCCCTTCCTACCTGGAGGAGCTCGCCTACCTGCTCAGCGTCTTCCCCCTCGAAAAGGCGCTCTTCGTCTGCGCCCGGCCGGGGGAGGCGCTGGAAGAGGAACTCCGCGGGCTGGTGACCCGCCAGCATGTCGGCGAACTGCGCTGCGAGCCGGCCGGTACCGACGAACCTTGCGCCGCGGTGCGGGACGCGGTGCGCGAACTCGGCCGCGACGCCAGCGTCGTCATCCTCCCCCGCGACGGCGCCCTCGGCCGCGGCCTGCAACTCTTCGGCGACCACCTCAGCAAGCGCTGCCTGCGCCAGCTCTCCAGCATCGTCGGTTGCCCGGTCCTCCTTGCGGCCGGCAGCTTTCCCTATGAAAAAGTGGCGGTGCCGGCGGTCGACCCGGTCGGTTTCCAGCACGCCCTGGAGACAACCCTGGAGATGTCGGCCGGGATTCGTTACCGCATCGATGCGCTCTTTGCCGTTCCTTCCGAATACATCGCCTCGGAGGAGGAGCACGGGACCGAAGCGGAGATGCGCAAGGCGGCGACCGAACTCGCCCTGGTCTACCGTGCCACGGTGGGAGCCGTCGACCTGGAAGGGAACCCGGTACGGGTCATCAGCGCGGCCCTCGGCGACTACAACCTGATGGTCGCTGATGTCGGCAGCTGGCACCCCGAAGGGCGCCTCTTTCCCCTGCTGCGTCCCGATGTTGCCTGGAGCCTGGTGCGGCGCGCCGGCATCTCCACCCTGCTGATGCCGCCGGACGAAAAGATCGCCTGA
- a CDS encoding efflux RND transporter periplasmic adaptor subunit, whose protein sequence is MRNVCTLRKILFAGLLVAGLTIAGCDQPSVAAPPSQAPPPEVGVAVMKTQPVTLTRELAGRVSARLIAEVRPQVGGIIQKRLFTEGGEVKAGDVLYQIDPATYQAAYASAQAALARAEANVEPARLKAERYAGLVKIDAVSKQESDDVTAAIKQAEADVQVAQAAVDTARINLGYTTVKAPISGRIGRSLVTTGALVTASQATPLATIQALDPAYVDVTQSSAELLQLKRELASGALKGAAGQAKVRLVFEDGTDYDQTGVLKFSDVTVDPSTGSVTLRTLFPNPKQLLLPGMYVRALLEEGVNENAILVPQRGVTRNPEGNAVVMLVGADDKVEQRVIQVARTVGDYWLVAGGLKPGDRVILEGLQRARPGTVVKPVPFGTPAAAAQPAAAK, encoded by the coding sequence ATGCGAAACGTGTGCACACTCAGAAAAATCCTGTTTGCCGGGCTGCTCGTGGCCGGCTTGACGATTGCCGGCTGCGACCAGCCGTCGGTAGCCGCTCCTCCTTCCCAGGCGCCGCCGCCTGAGGTAGGAGTCGCGGTGATGAAGACGCAGCCGGTGACCCTTACCAGGGAACTTGCCGGCCGGGTTTCGGCGCGGTTGATTGCCGAGGTGCGCCCCCAGGTGGGAGGGATTATCCAGAAGCGCCTCTTCACCGAGGGGGGCGAGGTGAAGGCCGGCGATGTGCTCTACCAGATCGATCCGGCCACCTACCAGGCTGCCTATGCCAGCGCCCAGGCGGCTCTCGCCCGGGCGGAGGCGAACGTCGAACCGGCGCGCCTCAAGGCTGAGCGCTATGCCGGGCTGGTCAAGATCGACGCGGTGAGCAAGCAGGAATCGGACGACGTTACAGCCGCCATCAAGCAGGCCGAAGCCGACGTCCAAGTGGCTCAGGCAGCGGTAGATACAGCGCGCATCAACCTCGGTTACACAACCGTCAAGGCTCCGATCAGCGGCCGCATCGGCCGCTCTCTGGTTACCACCGGCGCCTTGGTGACGGCCAGTCAGGCCACCCCGCTGGCGACAATCCAGGCGCTCGATCCGGCCTACGTGGATGTCACCCAGTCGAGCGCCGAGCTGCTGCAGCTAAAGCGGGAACTGGCCAGCGGCGCCCTCAAGGGGGCGGCCGGCCAGGCCAAGGTACGGCTCGTCTTCGAGGATGGGACGGATTACGACCAGACGGGGGTCCTCAAGTTTTCCGACGTTACCGTCGACCCGAGTACCGGCTCGGTCACCCTGCGTACCCTCTTCCCCAATCCGAAACAGCTCCTGTTGCCCGGGATGTACGTGCGCGCTCTTCTCGAAGAGGGGGTCAACGAAAATGCCATCCTGGTGCCGCAGCGGGGCGTGACCCGCAATCCGGAAGGGAACGCGGTGGTGATGCTGGTCGGTGCCGACGATAAGGTCGAGCAACGGGTGATTCAGGTTGCACGCACGGTCGGTGACTACTGGCTCGTCGCGGGTGGACTAAAGCCCGGCGACCGCGTCATCCTGGAGGGGCTGCAACGGGCCCGGCCGGGGACGGTGGTCAAGCCTGTTCCTTTCGGTACCCCTGCCGCTGCAGCGCAGCCGGCCGCAGCGAAGTAG
- a CDS encoding efflux RND transporter permease subunit, which translates to MPKFFINRPIFAWVIAIGVMLAGLLAVKTLPVSQYPPIAPPQIAIRAVYPGASAQTVQDTVTQVIEQKLNGIDNLLYMSSTSDSSGTVAITLTFKAGTDPNIAQVQTQNKLQLAVPLLPQIVQRQGIQVVKSTRNFLLIVGLVSENGSMDRNAITDFMVSNVQDIISRLDGVGELQVFGTQNAMRVWLDPARLYNYHLTTSDVVAALQAQNAQVSAGQFGGLPAEQGQQLNATVTARTLLHTPEEFDAIILRTNPDGSTVRLKDVATTKIGTEDYQIQAFYNGKPLGGMAVRLASGANALETGTRIKAKMAELEKYFPAGLKVVYPYDSTPFVKISIEEVVRTLIEAICLVFVIMFLFLQNIRATLIPTIAVPVVLLGTMGALSVAGFSINTLTMFALVIVIGLLVDDAIVVVENVERIMSEEGLSPHDATIKSMGQITGALWGIATVLTAVFLPMAFFGGSTGVIYRQFSITIISAMILSVLVAMILTPALCATILKPIPKGHQAGESGWFPWFFRYFNRAFEFCRHNYERIVGHSFRKPLRYLLIYGCIVAVMVHFFLKLPTSFLPSEDQGFLICQAQLPAGATQDRTIKVLQQMEKHFLEDEKQAVEGVITVAGFSFAGRGQNMGLAFVKLKDWKVRQEPALQADAIAGRAMQAFSHIRDGLAFAFSPPAVLELGVANGFDLELQDRGGLGHDQLMAARNQLLGMAMQDPNLVAVRPNGQNDTPEFKLDIDDARAGAQGVAIGDINSVLSTAWGSSYVNDFIQNGRVKKVFVQADPQFRMLPEDINRWYVRNDQGAMVPFSAFSTAHWQFGSPRLERYNGIPSVEIMGQAAPGISTGEAMNRMEQLVSKLPAGIGYEWTGLSYEEKKAGAQAPALYAISLLVVFLAVAALYESVTIPFVNLLMLPLGLVGAVTAVTLRGLPDDIYLQIGLLTTVGLSTKNAILIIQFIKDQLNQGHELVEATLTAVKIRLRPVIMTSLAFFFGTLPLALTNGAGAAAQNAIGTAVTGGLLSATFIDLIFIPFFFVLISRLFARKKKTVAAPMEGH; encoded by the coding sequence ATGCCGAAATTTTTTATCAATCGCCCGATCTTTGCCTGGGTGATTGCCATTGGCGTCATGCTGGCCGGCCTGCTGGCGGTCAAGACCCTGCCGGTCTCCCAGTATCCGCCGATCGCGCCGCCGCAGATCGCCATTCGCGCCGTCTATCCAGGCGCTTCGGCACAGACCGTCCAGGACACCGTCACCCAGGTGATCGAACAGAAGCTCAACGGTATCGACAACCTGCTCTACATGTCCTCGACCAGCGACTCCTCGGGAACGGTCGCCATCACCCTGACCTTCAAGGCCGGCACCGACCCCAATATCGCCCAGGTCCAGACCCAGAACAAGCTGCAACTGGCGGTGCCGTTGTTGCCGCAGATCGTCCAGCGGCAGGGAATTCAGGTGGTCAAATCGACCCGCAACTTCCTGCTGATCGTCGGCCTGGTCTCGGAAAACGGCTCGATGGATCGCAACGCCATCACCGACTTCATGGTCTCCAACGTCCAGGACATCATCAGTCGCCTGGATGGCGTCGGCGAACTTCAGGTTTTCGGCACCCAGAACGCTATGCGGGTCTGGCTCGATCCGGCCAGGCTCTACAACTATCACCTGACCACCAGCGACGTGGTGGCGGCGTTGCAGGCCCAGAACGCCCAGGTCTCGGCCGGTCAGTTCGGCGGCCTGCCGGCCGAGCAGGGACAGCAGCTCAACGCCACCGTCACCGCCCGCACCCTGCTGCACACGCCGGAAGAGTTCGACGCCATCATCCTGCGCACTAACCCTGACGGCTCGACGGTGCGGCTGAAGGATGTGGCAACCACCAAGATCGGTACCGAAGACTACCAGATCCAGGCCTTCTACAACGGCAAGCCGCTGGGCGGGATGGCGGTCCGTCTCGCTTCGGGCGCCAACGCCCTGGAGACCGGGACCCGGATCAAGGCCAAGATGGCCGAACTGGAGAAGTACTTTCCGGCCGGGCTGAAGGTGGTCTATCCCTACGACTCCACACCCTTCGTCAAAATCTCCATCGAAGAGGTGGTTCGGACGCTGATCGAGGCGATCTGCCTGGTCTTCGTCATCATGTTCCTCTTTTTGCAGAATATCCGCGCCACCCTGATTCCGACTATCGCCGTGCCGGTGGTGCTGCTCGGGACGATGGGGGCGCTTTCGGTCGCCGGTTTCTCCATCAACACCCTGACCATGTTCGCCCTGGTCATCGTCATCGGCCTGCTGGTCGACGACGCCATCGTTGTGGTAGAGAACGTCGAGCGGATCATGTCCGAGGAGGGGCTCTCGCCCCATGACGCGACGATCAAGTCGATGGGGCAGATCACCGGAGCCCTGTGGGGGATCGCTACCGTGCTGACGGCGGTTTTCCTCCCCATGGCCTTTTTCGGCGGTTCGACCGGCGTCATCTACCGCCAGTTCTCCATCACCATCATCTCCGCCATGATCCTCTCGGTGTTGGTAGCGATGATCCTCACCCCGGCGCTGTGCGCAACCATCCTGAAGCCGATCCCCAAGGGACATCAGGCCGGTGAAAGCGGCTGGTTCCCCTGGTTCTTCCGCTATTTCAACCGGGCCTTCGAATTCTGCCGCCACAATTACGAGCGGATCGTCGGCCACTCGTTCCGCAAGCCGCTGCGCTATTTGCTGATCTACGGCTGCATCGTTGCCGTCATGGTCCACTTCTTTCTCAAGCTGCCGACCTCTTTCCTCCCGAGCGAGGACCAGGGCTTTCTCATCTGTCAGGCCCAATTGCCGGCCGGAGCGACCCAGGATCGAACGATCAAAGTTCTCCAACAGATGGAGAAACACTTTCTCGAGGACGAGAAGCAGGCCGTCGAGGGGGTCATCACCGTGGCCGGCTTCAGCTTCGCCGGCCGTGGCCAGAACATGGGACTGGCCTTCGTCAAGCTCAAGGACTGGAAGGTGCGGCAGGAACCTGCGCTGCAGGCCGACGCCATCGCCGGCCGGGCCATGCAGGCCTTCTCCCACATTCGCGACGGCCTCGCGTTCGCTTTTTCGCCGCCGGCGGTGTTGGAGCTCGGGGTCGCCAACGGGTTCGACCTGGAACTCCAGGATCGCGGTGGGCTCGGCCATGACCAGCTGATGGCAGCGCGCAACCAGCTCCTCGGTATGGCGATGCAGGATCCCAACCTGGTTGCGGTACGTCCCAACGGCCAGAACGACACCCCGGAGTTCAAGCTCGACATCGACGACGCCCGGGCTGGCGCTCAGGGGGTGGCGATCGGGGACATTAACAGCGTTCTCTCCACGGCCTGGGGGAGCAGCTACGTCAACGACTTCATCCAGAACGGCCGGGTCAAGAAGGTCTTTGTCCAGGCTGATCCCCAGTTCCGGATGCTGCCGGAGGACATTAACCGCTGGTACGTCCGCAACGACCAGGGGGCGATGGTTCCTTTCTCGGCGTTTTCCACCGCCCACTGGCAGTTCGGTTCGCCGCGCCTGGAACGCTACAATGGCATTCCCTCGGTGGAGATCATGGGACAGGCGGCGCCCGGCATCAGCACCGGGGAGGCGATGAACCGGATGGAACAGCTGGTCTCCAAGCTGCCGGCGGGGATTGGCTACGAGTGGACCGGCCTCTCCTACGAGGAGAAGAAGGCGGGCGCCCAGGCCCCGGCCCTCTACGCCATCTCGCTCTTGGTGGTCTTTCTTGCCGTGGCGGCTCTCTACGAGAGCGTGACCATCCCTTTCGTCAACCTGTTGATGCTCCCTCTGGGGTTGGTCGGTGCGGTGACGGCGGTAACCCTGCGAGGTCTGCCTGACGACATCTACCTGCAGATTGGCCTGCTCACCACGGTGGGTCTCTCGACCAAGAACGCCATCCTGATCATCCAGTTCATCAAGGACCAGCTGAATCAGGGGCACGAGCTGGTCGAAGCCACCCTGACGGCGGTAAAGATCCGGCTGCGGCCGGTCATCATGACCTCGCTCGCCTTCTTCTTTGGCACTCTCCCGCTGGCGCTGACCAACGGGGCGGGTGCGGCGGCCCAGAACGCCATCGGTACGGCGGTCACCGGCGGCCTGTTGTCGGCGACCTTTATCGACCTGATTTTCATCCCATTCTTTTTCGTCCTGATTTCGCGGCTCTTTGCCAGGAAGAAGAAGACTGTCGCCGCGCCGATGGAGGGGCACTGA
- a CDS encoding cation:proton antiporter, producing MGHEQLSIFLVVLGAAVIPFFARRFRLPSAALEIVYGAFLFNTLINGRPEWFQLLRELGFIYLMFIAGMELDLHSVRKSGKSPWYVLISVVSFSVTPLIFVACGQPFFLGVAVAMISAGITIPVLKELGLSRTPLGRDIIGVALTGELLSILVLTLIDAYHKHGLAWEAVLELGKLALLFGLALLVLRLLYLLAWWHPDRVAKVMESQDPVEEGVRAVVVVAFGGGILAAAAGAEPILGSFLAGMIFSQVFRSMGRFEEKLNALGFGFLIPFFFIGVGSQLDLQTVTSLPIVLTALVLTGMVLVSNLSPLLLVRPLRLSFREAGAMAILLSAPLSMIVVAGTLGKRMGLISDPLSAALVLTALFASVVYPTLFRFLAPRLPAPKPANGKLI from the coding sequence ATGGGACACGAACAGCTCTCCATCTTTCTGGTGGTCCTCGGCGCCGCCGTCATCCCCTTCTTCGCGCGCCGCTTCCGCCTCCCTTCGGCGGCCCTCGAAATCGTCTACGGCGCCTTCCTCTTCAACACCCTGATCAACGGCCGACCGGAGTGGTTTCAGCTGCTGCGCGAACTCGGCTTCATCTACCTGATGTTCATCGCCGGCATGGAGCTCGACCTGCACAGCGTCCGCAAGAGCGGCAAGAGCCCCTGGTACGTGCTGATCTCGGTCGTCTCCTTCTCGGTCACTCCGCTAATTTTCGTCGCCTGCGGCCAGCCCTTTTTCCTCGGCGTGGCGGTGGCGATGATCTCCGCCGGCATCACCATCCCGGTCCTCAAGGAGCTCGGCCTCTCGCGTACCCCCCTCGGGCGCGACATCATCGGCGTTGCCTTGACCGGCGAGCTCCTCTCGATCCTGGTGCTGACCCTGATCGACGCCTACCACAAGCACGGTCTGGCCTGGGAGGCGGTCCTCGAACTCGGCAAGCTGGCGCTTCTCTTCGGCCTGGCGCTGCTGGTGCTGCGGCTGCTCTACCTGCTCGCCTGGTGGCATCCCGACCGGGTGGCGAAGGTGATGGAGAGCCAGGACCCGGTCGAGGAAGGGGTGCGGGCAGTGGTCGTGGTCGCCTTCGGCGGCGGCATTCTCGCCGCGGCCGCCGGCGCCGAGCCGATCCTCGGCTCGTTTCTCGCCGGCATGATCTTCAGCCAGGTCTTCCGCAGCATGGGGCGCTTCGAGGAGAAGCTCAATGCCCTCGGCTTCGGCTTTCTGATCCCCTTCTTCTTCATCGGCGTCGGCTCCCAGCTCGACCTGCAGACCGTCACCTCGCTGCCGATCGTCCTCACCGCCCTCGTCCTCACCGGCATGGTCCTGGTCAGCAACCTCTCGCCGCTGCTGCTGGTGCGTCCCCTGCGCCTCTCCTTTCGCGAGGCGGGTGCAATGGCGATCCTCCTCTCGGCCCCCCTGTCGATGATCGTCGTCGCCGGCACCCTCGGCAAGCGCATGGGGCTGATCTCCGACCCGCTCAGCGCCGCCCTCGTCCTCACCGCCCTCTTCGCCAGCGTCGTCTACCCGACGCTCTTCCGCTTCCTCGCCCCACGGCTGCCGGCGCCGAAACCCGCCAACGGCAAGTTGATCTGA